Proteins from one Ketobacter alkanivorans genomic window:
- a CDS encoding carbon-nitrogen hydrolase family protein: MTVVRVAAVQMVSTFDVEANLRSAEQLLTQAADQGASMAVLPENFAVLDSDNLMRWGEEERKTRLFSQFLSQQARKLGMQIVGGTIPLRERMDGSGVTGNRVTASSLLFDEQGELQARYDKIHLFDVSVQDQQGQYLESRVIEPGTKTVATPSACGLLGLSVCYDLRFPELYQALTHEGCVAFTVPSAFTYRTGQAHWETLLRARAIENQAFVIAPNQGGKHSEKRETWGHSMIVDPWGAVLTQRESGAGIILADLDMGWLQEVRSAMPLPQHKRLKRAELT; the protein is encoded by the coding sequence GTGACCGTAGTGCGGGTGGCGGCTGTGCAAATGGTCAGCACCTTTGATGTAGAGGCTAATTTGCGCAGCGCAGAGCAGCTACTGACCCAGGCTGCAGATCAGGGCGCGTCGATGGCTGTGTTGCCGGAGAACTTTGCCGTGCTGGACAGCGACAACTTAATGCGCTGGGGCGAAGAGGAACGCAAAACCCGATTGTTCAGTCAGTTTCTGTCGCAGCAGGCGCGTAAACTGGGTATGCAGATTGTGGGTGGCACGATTCCTCTGCGTGAGCGGATGGATGGCAGTGGTGTAACCGGAAACCGCGTTACCGCATCATCGTTGTTGTTTGATGAGCAAGGTGAGCTGCAGGCGCGTTACGATAAAATCCACTTATTTGATGTGTCGGTGCAGGATCAGCAGGGTCAATATCTGGAATCCCGCGTGATCGAACCCGGCACTAAAACCGTCGCCACCCCGTCGGCCTGTGGTTTGCTGGGCCTGTCAGTGTGTTATGACCTGCGTTTTCCGGAGCTGTATCAGGCTCTGACTCATGAAGGGTGTGTTGCGTTTACCGTGCCCTCGGCGTTTACCTATCGAACGGGGCAGGCTCATTGGGAAACCTTGCTACGTGCTCGCGCTATCGAGAATCAGGCTTTTGTAATCGCTCCCAATCAGGGAGGTAAGCATTCTGAAAAACGTGAAACCTGGGGCCACAGTATGATTGTCGACCCATGGGGCGCTGTGCTGACACAGCGGGAGAGTGGTGCCGGTATCATCCTGGCGGATCTGGATATGGGCTGGTTGCAGGAAGTGCGATCTGCCATGCCCCTGCCGCAGCATAAACGACTTAAACGGGCGGAGCTTACATGA
- the hpf gene encoding ribosome hibernation-promoting factor, HPF/YfiA family: protein MQINISGHHVDVTDALKDYVADKMQKLERHTDDITSIQAILSVEKNRQKAEAKIHVKGADLFANAESEDMYAAIDMMTDKLDRQVLKHKEKSKSW, encoded by the coding sequence ATGCAAATCAATATCAGCGGACATCACGTAGACGTTACGGACGCACTGAAAGACTACGTTGCCGATAAAATGCAAAAACTCGAACGCCATACCGACGACATCACCAGCATCCAAGCCATCCTGAGTGTCGAAAAGAACCGACAAAAAGCCGAAGCAAAAATTCATGTAAAAGGCGCTGACCTGTTTGCCAACGCCGAATCCGAAGACATGTATGCGGCCATCGACATGATGACCGACAAACTTGATCGCCAAGTGCTGAAGCACAAAGAAAAATCCAAGAGCTGGTAA
- the yjgA gene encoding ribosome biogenesis factor YjgA, giving the protein MAKFDDTESFDEDDLPPSKSSIKREAERLKKIGERLLEMGDNQLQSFALSDKLAMAIAEGKRIKNFEGLRRHKQYIGKVLRETDTDAIEARLSEIDNAHTLNTRAFHELETLRDTLIGGDNKSIGEVIERYPGVDTQKLRQLVRNAKKEQQGNTTNPDNTSTTHARKLFRFLRDASGNS; this is encoded by the coding sequence ATGGCCAAATTCGACGATACCGAGTCTTTTGACGAAGACGATCTCCCCCCCAGTAAATCTTCCATTAAACGGGAAGCTGAACGCCTCAAGAAAATAGGCGAACGCTTGCTGGAAATGGGTGATAACCAGCTGCAAAGCTTTGCCTTGAGCGACAAACTCGCCATGGCCATTGCTGAAGGTAAGCGTATTAAAAATTTTGAAGGGCTGCGCCGCCACAAGCAGTACATCGGCAAAGTGCTGCGTGAAACCGATACCGACGCCATTGAGGCCCGCCTGAGTGAGATTGATAATGCCCACACACTCAATACCCGTGCCTTCCATGAACTGGAAACCTTGCGTGACACCCTGATCGGTGGGGATAACAAGTCCATCGGCGAGGTCATCGAGCGTTACCCCGGGGTGGATACGCAAAAACTGCGGCAACTGGTGCGCAATGCCAAAAAAGAGCAACAAGGCAACACCACAAACCCCGATAACACCAGTACCACCCATGCCCGAAAATTGTTCCGTTTTCTACGGGACGCCAGCGGTAACAGCTAA
- the ptsN gene encoding PTS IIA-like nitrogen regulatory protein PtsN: MELAEIISPQRVFEDVPGGSKKKVLETAAGLIAQQYPELDPNELFDSLISREKLGSTGLGKGIAIPHCRAQHCNNVIGAFIKLESGVDFDSIDHEPVDMLFVLLVPQDAHEEHLNVLAKIAAMFNDETRRNTLRNAHSSDSIYDALVTPV, from the coding sequence ATGGAACTTGCTGAAATCATCAGTCCGCAACGGGTTTTTGAAGACGTACCTGGCGGCAGCAAAAAGAAAGTTCTGGAAACCGCTGCTGGGCTTATTGCCCAGCAGTACCCCGAACTGGACCCCAACGAATTGTTCGACAGTCTTATATCAAGGGAAAAGCTTGGCAGCACAGGCCTGGGCAAAGGCATCGCCATCCCCCATTGCCGTGCACAGCATTGCAACAACGTTATAGGTGCCTTCATCAAACTCGAAAGTGGCGTGGATTTCGACTCCATTGATCACGAACCCGTGGACATGCTGTTTGTGTTATTGGTGCCGCAAGATGCGCATGAAGAACATCTTAATGTTCTCGCCAAAATCGCCGCCATGTTTAACGATGAAACACGCCGCAACACACTGCGCAATGCACATTCATCCGATAGCATCTACGATGCCCTCGTCACTCCCGTATAA
- a CDS encoding type 2 periplasmic-binding domain-containing protein: protein MMNSIFTSTAKLAVLMIAMLGSSITLAEIAVIVHPANDSSLQADDIAKLYLGKSKKFSNGQSAIALDRGEGTELRVKFLESTVGKDESQMKSYWSRLIFTGKGIPPKVVETDAEVKELVSRNPDTIGYIDAGAVDDTVKVVATF, encoded by the coding sequence ATGATGAATAGTATATTCACTTCCACTGCAAAGTTAGCTGTCTTAATGATAGCGATGTTGGGATCAAGCATCACTTTGGCGGAAATTGCTGTTATTGTTCACCCGGCAAACGATTCCAGCCTGCAGGCCGACGATATCGCCAAGCTGTATCTGGGCAAATCCAAGAAATTTTCCAACGGCCAAAGCGCCATTGCACTGGATCGCGGCGAAGGCACCGAGCTCAGGGTAAAATTTCTGGAATCCACCGTTGGTAAAGATGAGTCACAAATGAAGTCTTACTGGTCACGCCTGATCTTTACCGGCAAAGGTATCCCCCCCAAGGTGGTGGAAACCGATGCTGAGGTTAAAGAGCTGGTATCCCGCAACCCCGATACCATCGGCTACATTGATGCGGGTGCCGTGGATGACACGGTGAAAGTGGTCGCCACCTTCTGA
- a CDS encoding HPr family phosphocarrier protein: MKLEKSITIINKLGLHARAASKLVGTASRFESKIILNRSGQEADAKSIMSVLMLAASQGTELQITIKGADAEEAWDHVATLINNRFDEDE; the protein is encoded by the coding sequence ATGAAACTGGAAAAATCCATTACCATCATCAACAAACTGGGATTGCACGCCCGCGCCGCCTCCAAACTGGTGGGCACAGCCTCCCGCTTCGAAAGCAAAATAATACTGAACCGCAGCGGGCAAGAAGCCGACGCCAAAAGCATCATGTCTGTTCTCATGCTGGCGGCCAGTCAGGGCACCGAACTGCAGATCACCATCAAAGGTGCCGACGCAGAAGAAGCCTGGGATCACGTGGCCACCCTGATCAACAACCGCTTCGACGAAGACGAATAA
- the mgtE gene encoding magnesium transporter, giving the protein MAKSQTSHETQDQLHAFLDALHSGAFDEIRRMLRGMSPAEVARLIESTPLRARNLLWQLIDKEDEGEVLQYVNEELAAHFLRHRNTEDIVSLVEGFDTDDFADLLQELPKTVMRQVLDSLDDQNRYRIETILGYPEDTAGGLMDTDIITIRPDISLDVVLRYLRRHESLPDTTDNLHVVNRTGQFVGILPLTKLLIKDPGMSVREAMNTDAKAIPASTPAREVAQTFEREDLVTAPVVDDNGVLLGRITIDDVVDVILEGADHSLMSMAGMDEDEDTFAPVWKTTRRRAVWLGINLLTAFLASYMIGLFEGTLEKVVALAVLMPIVASMGGIAGNQTLTLVIRGMALGHVGSANVRWLISKEMAVGFLNGILWSAVVGTIATLWFNDIMLGAVLATAMIINLLIAAMAGASLPMLLDKMGIDPALSGGVILTTVTDVVGFCSFLGLATLYYT; this is encoded by the coding sequence GTGGCCAAATCACAAACCAGCCATGAAACCCAAGATCAGCTCCATGCCTTTCTGGATGCACTCCACAGCGGAGCCTTTGATGAAATTCGGCGCATGCTGCGGGGCATGTCACCGGCTGAAGTGGCAAGGCTCATCGAATCCACACCGTTGCGGGCCCGTAACCTGCTATGGCAGCTCATCGACAAAGAAGACGAAGGGGAAGTTCTTCAATACGTAAATGAAGAACTGGCTGCCCATTTTCTGCGTCATCGCAACACAGAGGACATTGTCAGCCTGGTCGAAGGCTTCGACACCGATGACTTCGCCGACCTGTTGCAGGAACTGCCCAAAACCGTCATGCGGCAGGTACTGGATTCACTGGATGATCAAAACCGCTACCGCATCGAAACCATCCTGGGCTATCCCGAAGACACTGCCGGTGGCCTTATGGACACCGACATCATCACCATTCGCCCGGACATATCGCTGGATGTGGTGCTGCGTTACCTGCGCCGCCATGAATCCCTGCCGGACACCACTGACAACCTGCACGTAGTCAATCGCACCGGGCAATTTGTCGGCATTCTGCCACTCACCAAACTGCTGATCAAAGATCCCGGCATGAGTGTGCGCGAGGCAATGAACACCGATGCCAAAGCCATACCCGCATCCACCCCGGCCCGAGAAGTAGCGCAGACATTCGAACGAGAGGATTTGGTCACCGCACCGGTGGTGGATGATAACGGTGTGCTGCTGGGCCGAATCACCATCGATGACGTAGTCGACGTTATCCTCGAAGGTGCCGACCACTCCCTCATGAGCATGGCCGGTATGGATGAGGATGAAGACACCTTCGCCCCTGTATGGAAAACCACCCGCCGCCGCGCAGTGTGGTTAGGCATCAACCTGCTGACTGCGTTTCTCGCCTCCTACATGATCGGCCTGTTCGAAGGCACACTGGAAAAAGTCGTGGCGCTCGCCGTGCTCATGCCCATCGTCGCCAGTATGGGTGGCATCGCTGGCAACCAAACCCTCACCTTGGTCATTCGCGGCATGGCCTTAGGGCATGTAGGATCAGCCAACGTTCGCTGGCTGATCAGCAAAGAGATGGCCGTCGGGTTTCTCAATGGGATCTTATGGTCAGCCGTAGTGGGCACCATTGCCACCCTCTGGTTTAACGACATCATGCTGGGTGCCGTACTTGCCACCGCGATGATCATCAACCTGCTGATTGCCGCCATGGCCGGGGCCTCTCTGCCGATGCTATTGGATAAAATGGGCATCGATCCCGCTTTGTCGGGCGGGGTTATTTTAACCACGGTGACCGATGTAGTGGGCTTTTGCTCATTTCTTGGCCTGGCCACACTCTACTACACCTAA
- the sodB gene encoding superoxide dismutase [Fe] — protein MAFTLPELPYAKDALAPTISAETLEFHYGKHHQTYVDKLNGLVPGTEYEGKSLEDIIKTSSGGVFNNAAQIWNHTFYWHSLSPNGGGEPTGAVADAINAAFGSFADFKAKFNDSAVNNFGSSWTWLVKKADGSLAIVNTSNAGTPITEDGVTPLITVDLWEHAYYIDYRNARPKYLEGFWNLVNWDFANENFAK, from the coding sequence ATGGCCTTCACTTTGCCTGAACTGCCTTACGCAAAAGACGCGCTGGCACCGACCATTTCTGCAGAAACTCTGGAATTCCATTACGGTAAGCATCACCAGACTTACGTTGATAAACTCAACGGACTGGTTCCCGGCACCGAATACGAAGGCAAAAGCCTGGAAGACATCATCAAGACTTCCTCCGGCGGCGTATTCAACAACGCAGCCCAGATCTGGAACCACACCTTCTACTGGCACAGCCTCAGCCCCAATGGCGGCGGCGAACCCACTGGTGCAGTAGCAGACGCTATCAATGCTGCTTTCGGTTCATTTGCCGATTTCAAAGCCAAATTCAACGATTCAGCCGTGAACAACTTCGGTTCCAGCTGGACCTGGCTGGTTAAAAAGGCTGATGGCTCACTGGCCATCGTCAACACCAGCAATGCTGGCACCCCGATCACTGAAGACGGTGTCACCCCGCTGATCACTGTTGACCTGTGGGAGCACGCCTACTACATCGATTACCGTAACGCCCGTCCAAAATACCTGGAAGGCTTCTGGAATCTGGTGAACTGGGATTTTGCGAACGAAAACTTCGCTAAGTAA
- a CDS encoding porin, which produces MKKHTFKVSLLAAAVGLAAGSAMATELRIDGFANIVAGQMISDSEDGSLYGYDEDLSFSPETNYGIQFRGDLDDGLSITGQIVGRGNEDYDAKVTWAYLTYEISDELSLKAGRSRVPYFMYSDFLDIGYAYHWIRPPQAVYDLGFENQDGITLDYLTEIGDWSSRVTVMVGRSDSDVDLDGDGTNESRIRILNQVGGAWSVNYDWFTARIAYFTSRVDIPVDDLATLSQGIKDYDAGLALAVPGYQAGTLDDTADKVVYDQDMAQFAGIGFSADYDNIIAVAEYTQVRIDDAPLEDRDTWYISAGYRINQFTVFGTYEKYNYNAKTDEVEKFANAAPITGVPALDGARAGILAGLPDVFSGEKDSEGMGIGVRYNFHPSAAIKVELNQLDNKTDNTKPQSIAVATNIVF; this is translated from the coding sequence ATGAAAAAACACACCTTTAAGGTCAGCCTGCTGGCTGCTGCTGTGGGGCTCGCTGCCGGGTCAGCCATGGCAACGGAACTCCGGATAGATGGCTTCGCCAACATTGTGGCAGGGCAAATGATTAGCGACTCAGAAGATGGTAGTTTGTATGGCTACGATGAAGATTTAAGCTTTTCCCCAGAAACCAATTATGGCATTCAGTTCCGCGGTGACCTGGACGACGGCTTATCCATTACTGGTCAAATAGTAGGTAGAGGTAATGAAGATTACGATGCCAAAGTTACCTGGGCATACCTCACTTACGAAATCAGCGACGAACTTTCACTAAAAGCCGGGCGCTCGAGAGTACCCTACTTCATGTATTCCGATTTTCTGGATATCGGATACGCTTACCATTGGATTAGGCCTCCCCAGGCTGTATACGATCTGGGCTTTGAGAATCAGGACGGTATTACTCTCGACTATCTAACCGAGATCGGAGATTGGAGTTCTCGCGTTACCGTGATGGTCGGAAGGTCGGATTCTGACGTCGATCTAGATGGCGATGGGACGAACGAAAGCAGAATCAGAATATTGAACCAAGTAGGCGGTGCTTGGAGCGTGAATTACGACTGGTTTACTGCCCGTATCGCCTACTTCACCTCAAGAGTTGATATACCAGTAGATGATCTCGCGACGCTTAGCCAGGGAATCAAAGATTATGACGCCGGCTTAGCCTTGGCCGTACCCGGCTACCAGGCCGGTACCCTGGACGACACTGCAGATAAAGTTGTATATGACCAAGACATGGCACAATTCGCCGGCATCGGTTTTTCTGCGGACTACGACAATATCATTGCCGTTGCCGAATACACACAAGTCAGGATAGATGACGCACCGCTGGAAGACAGGGACACATGGTATATATCTGCAGGATACCGTATCAACCAATTCACCGTGTTTGGCACTTATGAGAAGTATAATTACAACGCTAAAACCGACGAAGTGGAGAAGTTCGCCAATGCCGCCCCAATCACAGGCGTCCCAGCGCTAGATGGTGCGAGAGCGGGCATTCTTGCTGGATTACCAGACGTATTCTCAGGTGAAAAGGACTCTGAGGGTATGGGTATAGGCGTACGCTATAATTTCCATCCATCCGCAGCGATCAAAGTAGAGCTCAATCAACTTGATAACAAAACGGACAATACAAAACCACAATCTATCGCCGTTGCGACCAACATCGTCTTCTAA
- the tldD gene encoding metalloprotease TldD: protein MSDSLLQQAQQTLWQPVALGEADLIRVVESMLGKGADFADLYFEKTLAESWNLEDSIVKDGSFSVGGGVGVRALCGDKTGFSYSDQADLHSIQQAAAAAASIASGTAAKVKPLLTPSCQQLYSAVNPLDSIDRNQKVALLQKADQLARQLDPCVVDVSVSLSGAWKTVLVLASDGTLAADVRPLVRFSVSVVLEKNGRKERGNGGGGGRSGYVQFDDDTVASYVNDAIKMAQVNLEAIDAPAGAMPVVLGAGWPGVLLHEAVGHGLEGDFNRKGSSNYSGRIGTSVASPLCTIVDDGTLPHLRGSLSIDDEGTPTQYTTLVEKGVLKGYMQDKHNAGLMGQSLTGNGRRESYAHLPMPRMTNTYLLPGEDDPQDIIRSVKKGLYAVNFGGGSVDITSGKFVFAASEAYLIENGKITAPVKGATLIGNGPEAMSKVSMLGNDLALDKGVGTCGKDGQSVPVGVGQPTLKVDELVVGGTN from the coding sequence ATGAGCGACTCATTGTTGCAACAGGCACAACAGACTTTATGGCAACCGGTAGCATTGGGCGAAGCCGATTTGATCCGCGTAGTGGAATCCATGCTGGGCAAAGGTGCTGACTTTGCGGATCTGTATTTTGAAAAGACCCTCGCAGAATCCTGGAACCTGGAAGACAGCATCGTAAAAGACGGAAGCTTCAGCGTAGGGGGTGGCGTGGGAGTGCGTGCCCTATGTGGTGATAAAACCGGTTTCTCGTATTCGGATCAGGCAGATCTCCACTCCATTCAACAGGCAGCGGCGGCTGCAGCCAGTATCGCCAGTGGCACCGCGGCTAAGGTGAAGCCGTTGCTTACACCAAGCTGTCAGCAGCTGTACAGCGCCGTGAATCCGTTGGACAGTATTGATCGAAACCAGAAAGTGGCGTTGCTGCAGAAAGCGGATCAGTTGGCGCGCCAGCTCGACCCCTGTGTTGTGGACGTCAGCGTGAGCCTGTCGGGTGCTTGGAAAACCGTATTGGTATTGGCCAGCGATGGCACCTTGGCAGCGGATGTACGGCCCCTGGTGCGTTTCAGCGTGTCGGTGGTGTTGGAGAAAAATGGCCGCAAAGAGCGTGGCAATGGCGGCGGCGGTGGTCGCAGTGGATACGTTCAGTTTGATGATGATACGGTGGCCAGTTACGTAAACGATGCCATAAAAATGGCTCAAGTGAATCTGGAAGCGATTGATGCTCCGGCTGGCGCGATGCCGGTCGTGTTGGGGGCTGGCTGGCCTGGTGTGCTGTTACATGAGGCAGTGGGGCACGGTTTGGAAGGCGATTTTAACCGTAAAGGCAGCTCCAATTATTCGGGCCGTATTGGCACCAGTGTGGCGTCGCCGCTGTGCACCATTGTGGATGATGGCACCTTACCGCACTTGCGCGGCTCGCTTTCTATTGATGATGAAGGCACGCCTACCCAATACACCACCCTGGTAGAGAAAGGCGTGCTTAAGGGCTATATGCAGGACAAGCATAATGCGGGCCTGATGGGGCAGAGCCTCACCGGTAACGGGCGTCGCGAATCCTATGCCCATTTGCCTATGCCGCGCATGACCAACACCTATCTGCTGCCCGGTGAAGACGATCCCCAGGACATTATCCGCTCGGTGAAAAAAGGATTGTATGCCGTAAACTTCGGCGGTGGATCCGTGGATATCACCTCCGGAAAATTCGTGTTTGCCGCCAGTGAAGCGTATCTGATTGAAAACGGCAAAATCACCGCGCCGGTAAAAGGAGCCACCTTGATCGGTAACGGCCCCGAAGCCATGTCCAAGGTATCTATGTTGGGCAATGATTTGGCACTGGATAAAGGCGTGGGCACCTGTGGTAAGGATGGGCAGTCGGTTCCGGTTGGCGTAGGCCAGCCCACGTTGAAAGTGGATGAGTTGGTGGTGGGTGGAACCAACTGA
- the pmbA gene encoding metalloprotease PmbA: MLMDIQAELHTLQDKIQLALKLAEQSQTTAEVGAYQDQGLSVSVRQGEVDKVEFTRNHGFGITVYRGNSKGSASTSDFSDAAIERAVQAALDIAHYTAPDECAGLAEPEHMAQQILDLDLYHPWDLTPQKAITMAQACEASGLSQMNIKSSDGAQVGSSNSVRAYGNSHGLLVAYPQSRHGISCALIAAQDDKMERGGWSFSHRVADKLQDGAYVGLKAAERATRKLGSRAIPTGEFPVMYAPEIAGGLLGHFIGAISGGSLYRHSSFLENSLGQQVFPDWMTIYEQPHLLQGPASAPVDGDGLATYSKSFVEQGALSSYVLGTYAARKLGMNSTANAGGVRNLRCTATHSLEDLLGIMGTGLLVTDVMGQGVNLVTGHYSRGAAGFWVENGVIQFPVSEVTVAANMRDIFLNLRGVGEDVDARGNVQVGSILIDAMMVAGK, from the coding sequence ATGTTGATGGATATCCAAGCCGAACTGCACACCTTACAAGACAAAATTCAATTAGCCCTGAAGTTGGCTGAACAAAGCCAGACCACCGCCGAAGTGGGGGCCTATCAGGATCAGGGCTTGTCGGTCAGCGTGCGTCAAGGCGAAGTAGACAAAGTTGAGTTCACCCGTAACCACGGTTTCGGTATCACAGTGTACCGAGGCAACAGCAAAGGCAGCGCGTCGACATCCGACTTTTCTGATGCAGCCATCGAGCGCGCGGTGCAGGCAGCACTGGACATCGCCCATTATACCGCGCCCGATGAGTGTGCGGGTTTGGCAGAGCCCGAGCACATGGCACAACAGATTCTTGACCTGGATTTATACCACCCTTGGGATCTGACGCCGCAAAAGGCCATCACCATGGCCCAAGCGTGTGAGGCCAGTGGTTTGTCGCAAATGAATATAAAAAGCAGCGACGGTGCTCAGGTAGGCAGTTCCAACTCGGTGCGGGCCTATGGCAATAGCCATGGGTTACTGGTGGCCTACCCCCAAAGCCGCCATGGTATCAGTTGTGCCCTGATTGCAGCGCAAGACGATAAAATGGAGCGGGGCGGTTGGTCTTTCAGCCATCGGGTGGCAGATAAACTGCAGGATGGTGCATACGTAGGGCTGAAGGCCGCAGAGCGTGCCACTCGCAAGTTGGGCAGTCGAGCTATACCCACTGGTGAGTTCCCGGTGATGTATGCGCCTGAAATTGCCGGAGGCTTGCTGGGGCATTTCATTGGGGCCATCTCCGGTGGCAGCTTGTATCGACATTCCTCTTTTTTGGAAAACAGTCTGGGGCAGCAGGTGTTTCCTGATTGGATGACGATTTACGAACAGCCGCACTTACTGCAAGGGCCTGCCAGTGCGCCCGTCGATGGTGATGGATTGGCCACTTATAGTAAAAGTTTTGTGGAGCAAGGAGCGCTCAGCAGTTATGTGTTGGGCACCTATGCCGCACGCAAGCTGGGCATGAACAGCACGGCGAATGCAGGTGGTGTGCGTAACCTTCGCTGTACGGCCACTCACAGCCTGGAGGATTTGCTGGGCATCATGGGTACAGGCTTGTTGGTTACCGATGTGATGGGGCAGGGAGTAAACCTGGTCACCGGACATTACTCGCGCGGAGCGGCGGGGTTCTGGGTGGAGAACGGCGTTATTCAGTTTCCGGTGTCTGAAGTGACCGTGGCCGCAAACATGCGGGACATATTTCTCAACCTGCGCGGCGTGGGTGAGGATGTTGATGCACGGGGTAATGTACAGGTTGGATCTATTCTGATTGATGCCATGATGGTGGCTGGTAAATAA
- the rapZ gene encoding RNase adapter RapZ, translating into MKLVVISGRSGSGKTTALHVLEDIGYYCVDNLPVTLLRDLMSELATRTAPRIEEVAIGIDARNSVTQLEKLPNVLRELTADGIDSQVIYLDAGDEALIKRFSETRRRHPISNDTNTLKEAIVREREMLNPVASSASLIIDTSNLTLHELRDQIKMRVAENQDGMAILFQSFGFKNGIPTDADLVFDVRCLPNPHWISQLRSQSGLDQGVQEFLQGHQPVTEMVHDLTTFLETWLPRFAANNRSYMTVSIGCTGGQHRSVYVTEQLCQYFKTRLGNVQARHRDL; encoded by the coding sequence ATGAAGCTGGTCGTAATCAGCGGTCGCTCCGGATCAGGAAAAACCACTGCATTACACGTGCTTGAGGACATCGGCTACTACTGCGTTGACAACCTCCCCGTCACATTGTTGCGGGATCTGATGAGCGAGCTGGCAACGCGCACTGCCCCCCGCATCGAAGAAGTTGCCATTGGCATAGACGCCCGCAACAGCGTAACCCAGCTGGAAAAACTCCCCAACGTATTGCGAGAGCTAACCGCAGACGGCATCGACAGTCAGGTTATCTACCTGGACGCCGGAGATGAAGCACTGATAAAACGCTTCAGCGAAACCCGTCGCCGCCACCCCATCAGTAACGACACCAACACCCTCAAAGAAGCCATTGTGCGCGAACGGGAAATGCTGAACCCGGTAGCATCAAGCGCCAGCCTGATCATCGACACCAGCAACCTCACCCTGCACGAACTGCGCGACCAAATCAAAATGCGAGTGGCCGAAAACCAGGATGGCATGGCCATACTGTTCCAGTCATTCGGTTTCAAAAATGGCATTCCCACCGATGCCGACCTGGTATTCGATGTGCGCTGCCTGCCCAACCCACACTGGATCAGCCAGCTGCGCAGCCAAAGCGGCCTTGATCAAGGCGTGCAGGAATTTTTGCAAGGCCATCAACCGGTAACCGAGATGGTGCACGACCTCACCACATTTCTAGAAACCTGGCTGCCCCGCTTTGCTGCCAACAACCGCAGCTACATGACCGTTTCCATTGGCTGCACCGGAGGCCAACATCGCTCAGTGTACGTCACAGAACAACTGTGTCAGTACTTCAAAACGCGCCTTGGCAATGTTCAGGCTAGACACCGGGACTTGTAA